A genomic region of Dreissena polymorpha isolate Duluth1 chromosome 4, UMN_Dpol_1.0, whole genome shotgun sequence contains the following coding sequences:
- the LOC127879979 gene encoding uncharacterized protein LOC127879979, whose product MVGYRRLIPGCDLYTKTDLEIADTETEQKNDCIYIKKRDFQDGLSNLAGRCNCSGYGVCYIEEGNVTCKGEECAPYIMIQHGQLLGNMNRHLNRRQLKCNTGYVAKDDVTIMQCLNGEWVPDVECQAEIDIKIPEGKEEKISCTTGKIKIIAGFYGLGPCSHLSAFQKIQTTCEGHSSCTVVSSNDFFGSDPCQGIAKITEVKYICV is encoded by the exons ATTTGGAAATCGCAGATACAGAAACAGAACAGAAGAATGATTGCATTTACATTAAGAAGCGTGACTTTCAAGATGGTTTGtcaaat CTCGCAGGTCGATGTAACTGTTCAGGTTATGGAGTTTGCTACATTGAAGAAGGAAATGTGACTTGCAAGGGTGAAG AATGCGCACCGTACATTATGATACAACATGGCCAACTTCTGGGAAACATGAACAGGCATTTGAACAGACGACAACTCAAATGCAACACAGG GTACGTTGCCAAGGATGACGTGACTATTATGCAATGCCTCAACGGAGAGTGGGTTCCAGATGTTGAATGCCAAGCGGAAA TCGATATCAAGATTCCAGAGGGGAAGGAAGAGAAAATATCGTGCACGACGGGAAAGATCAAAATCATTGCTGGTTTCTATGGACTAGGGCCATGCAGTCATCTGTCTGCTTTTCAGAAAATCCAAACGACCTGCGAAGGACATAGCAGTTGCACAGTAGTTAGTAGCAATGATTTTTTTGGGTCGGATCCTTGTCAAGGAATAGCAAAAATCACAGAAGTGAAATACATTTGTGTTTAG